acaaccattattattagattattaCTAGTACTTGATGTGACCTTAGAatcatttttgaaaaatattgccTGTGCAATTACATCCTTTTTGCttagcgattttttttttctttttacattcCTTAGGGCAGTGTAATGTCAAGCCagtaatatctttttaatgattaGGTTGTTAAACCAAGAAGGTTTTATTggtgactttttttttatttggttttatcATGCCAGCAttgagttaaatataataccaaTTCAAAGGACAATGGGCAAATTTGTATGGAGTCTGGGCTAAATGCTCAACAGTGATGAAACCCATGCCATTTGAAAGATTATGGggattaagaaaatataataatttttgaatgcTCGAAAACACCATGTTCGCACTCGATTTCGACATGGCTGCcatagtatgaattaaataacacccCATAATCTTTCAAATGGCATGAGTTTCATCACTGTTGAGATGTTGGCCCAAAATGCCCATTGTCCTTATATGTAAGACTTGTTTATACAACAtaattgttttgatataatttatcacTATGATGATTGATAAGTACTTACTGATAATAAGTACTTATTAAATATGCAGCAATTGTATACTGATTCATAAAGTAGTCTATCAATTTAGTAAGCTGTAGAACATAAATGGAATGCTTCTTGCAGTCTGTACCCACACGCAAATGCATATTGCTGTCTGTGTAtggaaaattttaactaattcCTCCTTGAACCTGTTGTTAGCCCATTTTGTTAAACAATCCGTGTATGGCGgcctttaatttgttttattttgataggaAATTCaacaattaagaaaaaaactttaaaagcaTTAGATACAGAAACAAAAAACTCACATCCAAATGTTGATTGTCAAAATAAAGTATGTCCGATGTCGCCTGCAAATGTAAATACAACTCCTTTATTGGATGAAGTAAAAAATGCAACAGTGAATCCACAAACGGGACCAAATGTTGATTTGGTATGTATAtcagtactagcttttacccgtgactccgtacgcgcggaataaaaaatagaaaacggggtaaaaatcctatgtccgtttcctggttctaagctacctgcccaccaattttcagtcaaatcgattgagccgttcttgagttataaatagtgtaactaacacgactttcttttatatatatatagatagatgacagtcaattttgtatttttcattaatatatattagtattttttatttaaaaggtatAATCCTTAAAAAGCCTAAATAATTTCtggtttcaaaaataaaaaaaataaatttatattatggaTTCCAGATGAAATGCAATAAGTCAGAATCTGTTCAAAAAATTGAAGAATTCAACAATATTTTAGactatgtatgtaaaaatggCAACGCTGAACAAAACACATATACAGTCATAAATAATGTCACAAATCAAAACCAAAGATTATCAACTGCTGGCACATTTCAGGATTTTGCAACTGGTATTTATAGTAAGTAACAATTATTCATTTATGATTACTAGAGTTCGCCCATTGGTCGAAATTCGaccataattcataattataattaaaaatagatttatgcACGACTTATCTATTGTTATGTATAAGTTCAAGATCATCCTTCAGCGCAATATTCTTTGAAAGGAATACAAAGTTTTGGtttcacatttaaatatagtaatcCGTGTTGATCCCAGGAGCAGGCAACCCTAAGAAACATCCTAAAGTAAGATGTTTTCAACAAGATTTTCACTTCCTTAATGAAACTAATATACTGAAGTGTTACAAAAAAGTATATGcacttgttaattaaattttgttgatgaTTTTCTATATACCGGTCAGTGTTTGTAGTTTCACGTCTAAAAAAGATCAAGAATGTCAATAAGGATGGATAtacttagtaaaaattattataatttcagatAATGGCTCAGTTCACGTATCTTATTCCAATACGACTAGTAATAATAACGCGcagtaagtaaatatttatttctaaattataattttaggaaCCACTCCTCTAAAATCGACACtcaatgaaatacaaaaaaaaaaaaaaaattgccgtTGTAAAGTCTTTTTGCAtgttaaatcatatttataatattgtttgtgttAAGCGAATATAATATATGGGTAAaactattcatatttttaggGCGCCTTTAATAAGAAATACTAGTAACACATATGTTAATATTGGAGGCTTAACAAAGGAAGAGTTAATGTCCAAAGGTCATTTAGTACTGACAGTCGACAGCAGTAAAAATTCCCAAGGGCTCCCACTGATAACAACTTCCTCTCCAACAATAACACAagccaataaaaaaatggatatTAGAAAACgcgaagaaaataaaataaagattttatcaGATGTTATTGTGGACAAATCATATGAAAGTTTGAGTGGAAAACACAAAATGCCACCGGTTTTAAGCAACGCAACGTCGACTCCGTTTCAGATgccaaatatattaataaatggtACACcagcttataaaaataacgtgAAATCCCAATGTTtggcaaaatttaaatataccacAGATGAAATAATGGCAATGCCAACAATTATTCTTGTTCCTGCATCAGGTAAGCTTCAAATCTGTTAGactgtagaaaaattaaagctactaaagtaaattgatataaaattttaattatagtttcaGGAACACCCGCAACTTCAACGGATTCAGGAACGGTAGCTCCATTATCTATGGATCCCAAACCACTTACAGTTACTTCAAGTTCTTCCCAAGATTTACTAAAACCACTTTTAATTGATGTAACATCCCCAGTTATAGAGCCGCCAGTGAGTTCAAATATAGCAACCAgtgaacaaaataatattcaaagtaTTGAACAGAATCTTATCAAAACAGTGGAATCCACCGAACATGTTTTGAAATCTAAagataatacaattaataCTACAACAAATTCAACGTTACCGAAGACAACTACTCCACAAGGTTTATTGCCCAATAGGAAGTCATCATCAACTCCCCGTAGAAATTCCCACGTTAGAGTTTTAGATTTTACAACACCGAGGAGAATATTAACCGAGACTATTAACGAACAAAGTCCAGAAAGGAATTGCTCTGAAAATACAGAATGTAATGAAGCAGTTCCCCTGCCTTGTAAAGAACCCAAGATCCAAATGGACAACACTGTCCCAGAAAAAGTTACAAGTATAGAAAATACGGAATgtccaaaattaaaaacaaacgtagcaaaagaaaacaaagtgataactaaaaaaaactgggATGCTGATATCCGAGCTGCTGCAGTATGTGGAATAAATACCCCAGTTAAGCCTATAccaaagcaaaaaaataaaccgaAAGAAAAGGccacaaaaaagaaaaactcagataaagttaagaattccaaaaaaatagcaaataaagatacgagtaaagaaaaaaagaaaaaagacaaGTCAGATTCTAGAGATTATACAGAAAatgatgttaaaaaaagtgaaaaggCACCCCCGGTAGTTAAGGCTAATGTAAATATTAGGAGTGATAAGAATATTGTTGAAGATAAAAAGAttgttgaagaaaaaaatattgcagaagataaaaaaattgtaggaACTAAGAACATTATAGACGATAAAAAGATAGACGATAAGAAGACTACAGAtgataaaaatcaaatcaatttttatggTAGTACTGAACAAATTGATACTCCTGAAAATGAAAGAATAGCTTTACAAAATGTGATTGGAGCCAAACTAAACATATCAGACTTATTAGAAACTCCATATAAACAAGTTCTGTATGACATTCAAATGGATACACCAAAGTTTTTAGGTACAGATTTACCTGACGAACCAATGTCGGAAGTGAAAATAATGAGTATTCCCACTCCGAGGTTTCTTCGCGATTCTAATGAAAAGAATTCTACACCGTCTTGCTGTTATTCTTCTAGACCCACTGATTATTCTAGTGGTGGATCCTACTACAAACCTGATGAtcaagattttataatttgtactgATGTGCCGGAGAGTCCGCTGCGAcaagaagaaaatattaaatccaaTAATGATATAACATCAACCAAACAACCTGCAGTAGATaatgagaaaaataataaagaaaataagtcCGGTAGACCTGTGAGACAATGTACGAAAAATGTTTCTTACAATCCACTACTTTTAGGTAAAGGTATGCCCTTAAAAAGTTATGCTCAGAGTTGTGTACCTAATGACGATAGTCCTGACGATAACGCTTCAGATAATCGTGTTAGTTCTAAAAGTTCAAAAGACACTACAGTaaaggaaaaaagaaaacaagatacaaataaaagtaagaaatccgtaaagaaaattaaatcccCCATTAAAAGAGATACCCCAAAAACCTTTATGAAGATAAAACCGAGAAGAACTACACCGACGAAAGAAATACTAGGAGGTAAAAGTAGAAAAACATCAGAATCATcaaacaaacagaaaaaaactaaCAGCAAGGAgagaaatgaaaatttaaccCCCGTAACCGCATCAATACCTACAAAGTCAAGAAGAAAATCATCGACGCCTAGAAAACTTCATTGTACGAAAACATTCAACTCCGAAAGTTCCGACCACACCTCTCCTGAAACTGACAAACCAAAGCAAGACAAGTCGCAAGAAGATCGCGCTCGGTCACACGAGTCCGATGTTGAACAAATGCCCCTAAGGTGGTCGGACGACGGCTCTCAAGAAAAGgctttgaaaaataaacaactcaAACCTGACTCTTTATCTGTAACCGAAACTGATGACATATCCAAAATTAAAGAATACATCGAAACATGCGCTACAGAGAAATCAGAAATCAAAGATGGTGAAGGTAGTTTACATatcgatttaattaaaagaggTTTTGATGTTGAAACTGCTAAAAAATTAGAAAGAGATTTACTCGATTCGCCGTGTGCTAAACGAGAAACAGATGTGCCAAcagaatttattgaaattaaaactcATGTTTCTGAAAGTATTACTGGTAGCGGAGATTCTTATAGCCTAAAAATAGAGGATGgtgatgatgaagatgatgAAGAAATAGAACTATCTATACACGAATGTAATGAGGATACCGTCAATTATATTCATTACGAGTATGAAGATGGTGATGAGAAAGTATCGCGGCCACAATCAAAATTAAAGGATAACTATTCAATGGAAATTTGTGTAGACGATGGTGTTACGATAAGGTTAAGAGCGACAACATTTAGCGTATTGCTAGACCAAGATCCCCAAGAAATGGAGGTTAAGTACAATTACAAAGAAACAGCAATGGCTGTATCTTCAATATCTAACTTTGACAAATTGTATACACCATTGAAAGACCATAAAGCCCAAATGTATGATATTTTCGACTCTACATTAACGAGTTTGGACACACCGTTAAAAATCCGTAATTCTATATCACCGGATTGTGAACGTAACAATGTTACTGAAATTTCATTGGAAGTTGAAAAAGTGGAATATGTCGAGaaaactgatttaaaaaagagGAAACGTTTACAAAGTGGATCATCAGAGGAATCGataaattgcaataaaaaaaccaaaagAGATAcacaatatcttttaaatacaacGAATATTCAGAATATCGATATAGAGTCTGTTTTAAGTAAGTTACATGGCCCCTGAGAGTctcttagtatttttttttataattattggcCTTATAGAACgttatgtaaaacatattaaaatgtatgtacatattctttttataattacgttaacattttatataatactacaTGTGTCCAGGAATCCATTTATAACATCGTAACGTGTTTGACacattgtatatattttgatttaaataaatgattccTTATGTAATTTGCTTTAATTACGTGGGCAAAAAACAATTGAGAGTAAATGATTTGTaccttattttttgttttattatcctTAAACAATAAGTTAGTTCactattgaatttattaaatgaaaaaaagttatgaGTTAAAATACATTAGAAAGGACATAGAACTTTCTCTTTTTTCTACTAatcgaaattaattaatgaaagttCATTTAGAGTCCGATAGATgtcgtaaaataatataatgggTGTTAAGTATAGAGATCTGGTTAGAAAATACCTTGTTATAAAGACGTCgataataatcattttaaatgtatcgtatatttaagatacatttatgtattttattttaatgtttttaaattacttttataaataacaactgAGGGaacttattacaattttctgaaatatttaacaaaattgtacaagtttttaactttaaaaaagtacaacaTTGTAAAATTCATGTACATTGTATTAGCGGTGGGTTctcattaaagtttattattgaaaCGCGAACGATGCGTCTAATTTGCCGGTCGGTTCGTCGCGCCTTGTGCAATTATGATGATATTCTGTTTAATTAGATATAGCAATTAGAGACGATCGTGACAGGGGGTGGCGCGAACCTTTCATTACTCATGGTAATTCGTGAGCGATTGCCGCGTATGCGATAATCTAAGGAAAATGCGCTTTTGTGATTTTTGTCCAATTTAAATGCATATTGCATATAATTAATCGCTGCGAAAGTTACTTTAAGCTGTTATGAACTGTCatttcttagaaaaaaaaaaacagatattcGTAAAGTTTCCCGCAATCCGATAAAGAAGTCCCTTATCATAAATTTTTGTGTTacgtaaaattattgaaatttttaaagtgtaTTTTATAACTCTGTCTATCTCACAtctaatttctattttatatatatacatgtgtatgtgaattaattaattttataatcataatattacattaaattttaaactttattaatagcgtaaaatgtaatatatgatttataaaagtatgatTAAATGTAGTTTAGTCGCTACAGAACGTTATATTTTTCTCGTGgatcataaataaaatcttacttgaatcatttatttacaacccttattcaatttaattagcaCAAACTTGAtgagatttaaattttgtttttcgctaaatcgtttatttaaaaaatgttccaaCATTTCTAATTCAATTAAACTAAAACGATAGCAATTTAGTAATGCAAAgctacataaataaatctctATTGGCGGTATAACAAGGCTTGACACAACCTAGACCAAAATATACGGCAGCGGGCCCCGGGAAGGGGTGTCGGGAAGTGGGTCACGGATGCAGGCTCCTGACACAAATAGCTACGCCGTAGTCTCACCACGTGACCTCGGGCGCATCTACGAGACGAGTTTCTGCACCGCGCCGAATTATTTttacgaaattattattacgtttgtttttGACCAGTATtgaatttaactattttatccTTTCCTTTTGTCttgtttgtgttttaattattataagttttattatctcgtaaataaatagatttagtACAATTGTACAGcatatttacacatttttaaagttatgacAAGTTAAAGTTGAATACATACActgatgaataattttattttattagtaaatgtAAAGCATTCTATTTTGTAGCAactttcattgtttttaacaagtaaatattttattaatacataaaggTTATAAGAAAGTTAGAGTTAATTTGTTATACTGGGATAaagccagggagatgatgactGCATCATATAGAAACAATCCAATTCTCTTAAAAATATCCCacatattaaagtaataatttaacatggTGAATTTAATGACAAGTAGTAATTCTGAAGGTGTAGTTTGGGCTATAAATGATTGCGGGTGATTTTACACCACCCCGTGTCGCCCGCTGTCCGCCCCCTGCCTTCCTTTCCCCCCGGCCCCGTTGCACCGCCGTCGCTCCGGACAATCTGCGTGCTCTGCTCATTTTCACCCATAATTTCTTTGCCGGAAATTGCCTTTATAAAGAAAGAGGAATTTTAGTTCTACAGAGAAATGTTAAcgtaatcaaatttaaatgattgCGCGGAAATTTGGTAAAATACATAGAGAAAAACGATATTGTATAGTTCTATGatatctattatattaatacgcAAGTCCTGtaagagatattttttaattatattcatcaATAAAGGAACTACTAAACTCGCATAATGTCTTTATTGAAATAGCTACTATAAAATAGTAGAAACTTTACATTCAGATGTattagaattgaaaaaaaaatcatcatgaaagttctttttttttattttagacataCAATACGatgagattttaaaataatggttttcttgtttttaatagcaacgagcaagcggcctcTGGAATTCACCAAAATAGCAAAGTGATCGTTACCTATAGAAATCTGCTTTTGCAGTTGAGTTTCCTACCCTTTTTGGCAAAAGAGGGGATACACAGGAAGAGTATATTTATCTGCCTATTCGTCCCCTCCTCTGctaaatccacctccccttcccaacCCTTCCTTGTAAGAAAAAGGTGAAAGGGGGTATAACACTTGTAAATGTAACATATGTTATGTAAACATTATATCTTTTCTTGGTTATCTGGACAATTtacaatgataataaatagtaaagtaTAAAGCAATTGGCTAAGCTCAAGGTTAAATAATGCCGCTCACTTCTATATGTGCTGTTACGACCCACAGACGGGCTCAAAGCCAACTGGGTCGAGCTTTCTGTAACTTTCAACTATTTCTGCCAGCTTTATACCTTCCATGCAAAAGttagtacatttaaaattactgatTATTTATGTCGGAAATTGTATAACAAAAGTAACAGTGGGTGAAAGTAAGTATGCTTAACATTACTGAATATTTGTTCGCATTGTGTAAAGCAGTCGCTTGTGgatttaaaaaggaaaatgttTCCTCGTTTCGCTCAACAAAAAGTGTATTGGGCAAGAGCAATGGCGACATCGTAAGTGCAAAGTATTACCTTAAGTGTGTCAATTGGTGGGTCGATGTGCGTGGCCCCCTGCAGCCACCCGGGGGGCGGGCGTGGGGCAGGTCGGTGGATCGATACCCGACGTCTGGCCCACGACCTCGCCTTTCTTACCACCTTCCTAAATACTAATTACGTGCTTTGACACAGCCTGCACGGCTCGTACCGAATGAAAAGAGCTATGGATGCCGGCGTGAGTGTTATTAACGTTCCGCGAAATGTTCTGTTTGTTTTTGGTAACATTATTGTACCCACGGATATGCACACGGCTTTTTGTCGCCTTTCATTGCTttcttaatactttttaaaatgtttttgtatgataAATGCGCTCATGCGCATTACAGAGACTTCACTAATTCCTATTACTTTTACTTACGTATTACAGCTTTTTTACTTCCtgaatttttttagatattttgtGGTTAAAACGTTAGAAAAAttggtttaaatttttctaactttttttaaaaacttactgacattttttttataaactttagaTACCTTTGCATTACCTATAATATGAAGTTAGATTATCATCAGTTTACAATAATGTGCAATACAATACTAGTGGTACGTGTCTGTTTTTTGATTTCGTATGTCGGTGGGGTACGTCGCAGGACCATTGGATGGTTTTAAAGCGGATATTGTAAAGGAAacaagattaaaaatgtatgcttGGCACGTGGAGGGTAATGCGATTTATCGAGGCAGGGGCATGTCGTGACTGTAACGTACGGCTAGGTGCTTACATCCGATAAATATATCTTTGGTGTACGTCTGCAAGACCTCTTCTGCAAGACCTAATCACCTCTAATATCTAATTTAGCTCTATCGTAATTTAAATCTTCTGGGCTTACATAGAGGTAGCGATTATCCCGTAATTATCGTGCAccgtaaattacaaaattggGAACAAAAAGAACAAAGAGAGTATGcttcattttcatattttttatgtcgTTTGAGTAGGTACTCAATCCAATAAGCcagattattataatatgacaAATCGTCAATAAATTCATCATAATTTACATAGATATTcatgtttaaaaatcttatagtCTCTTGGTGAAGAATTTATAAGTTTGCATGCTATAAACATTTTCTACATACAAACGTACATTTTGGAGTAATCTAGAGGATATATTTGCGTCCGAAGTATCTTGCATTTATTAACATGATCAAATTAAACGTTTAAGTAATCAATAACTATCAGCTGAATAAATAAGAGTTCAAACTCATTACCATTTTGTGCAAGCGGCAGTGCGGTTTCGTCCAGAACTGGATGCATCTTTGGGTGTGAGGCGGTGGGGACTCCCCGTACTTTCGGAACCCCCGGCGGGTGGGGGTAATGGACGCACGAGGCTCCTAAGCCGCGCACCGTCGCTCTTTATGCCGGCGAGCACGCGTGCACTTGCTAGTTTCTTTGACGTCCCTTTGTTGTGGATTCCAATTTCGGAACGATGCGCCGACGTTATTGGCTTCGGATTACTTCAGAAAATGCTTCGTTTCATTTAAATGCAAatcaaaatttagttttacttaaattaattctaatgggttgaaatatatttgtagataaaaaaaatattctctaACATTCTTAAACATCTTTGACTGCAACAATTACCAGGATTTTTACAagatacaataattattaattatctagTTTAATCGAAACTAATCTAAACTGTATATCActgtaattattgtaaaaaatctcTTATATCCCGagttttctactttttaacACACCTTTGTGTTAACGTCGTACGTAATATTGTAGAgtaatttccttttttatattattatttttgtattgaaatgCTTCTAATGTTATTTGCTAAagcttataaaacaaaagtaaatgttCACGATTatgtttaactataaataacctTTTGCTTTGTTATTAGTTTAACGGGTAAAGTATTGCGCAGattaattagaatttaataCGACTTAACACAAAAGATACGACGTAGAAGTCgcatttaatataacttgaGTGCAAGTCGCGTAACCTTCCAAGGTCGTTCTGAAGTTTTCTCGAACAAACTTGTAACAGTACTATGTTTATGAAACGAGCGCGCTGCTTCAGatggaaaattaatattttgatttcattATACTCTTATAGAGCTGTGTTTTCTTaggtaatgtaaatatattgctactaataacaattttagGGCTGATACATGCTGTTTCAGAGTTGAGTTGGTGTGATAAACAAAGGGCTGAGTTTGAGGTTACAAGTACTTTTTTAGCTTGTATACATCAGGGTAAATTTTTCCGAGTTAATTCGATCCTTATTTTCTCTTACTTACATACTTTTTATTCGAACTCGAATATTTTAACGTATTACTAAGTATCTTTGTTATCACAAAGGCATGCTATCATCTGAAATTTTTCTGATTGTTTTgaatgtttacaaaaattgtAGTAATATGTTAGTAGGGGGAAGTCGAATTCCTTCTTAAACTGGATACATTTTCCATATTTTAATCACAAAAAACTAAGAATTtatatgacattattttgtaaaggaATTTTAGAAGCTTGTGTTTGCTGTAATGTAAGATGTGAAATTATCTATTTCTGCAGCAGGGGCGAGCCATCAGTTTCATGTATCCGTTCCAATCACTAATCAATACGGTGGTCGGGAGTTTCGACAGCCGTCGGAGTGGAGGCGTTCCGAACGTGGACTGAAATGTGGTTTTTATTTGTCATCTCTGCAGAGTGCATTACATGGGGTTCAGCGGGGTTTTAATGAGAGTCACTCTAGCACTGTGTCtcataaaatatgttgtatTCCATATACTTCGTTTTTGATTGCGTTAcggtatttttattgtgttttaaaaacatataataaatgaaagtgTAAAAATGGGAATTTTAGTAAACGAAAGAAAATTCTTTCATCATACGTTcacaaatgtaataagtaacaATTGTGTCGTGGATTAAAtccatttattcaaaatggtAATTCAATCtgctgtaaaaatatattgcttcGATAaaccaataatttatttagctaCTCCCAACATGTAAAACAAACGTAAGATATAGCTGTTATCTTGAATTGATGTTActgaaaattttcaattgGTATCTTCTGAAATCATTGATGTAAACATTTCTTATAGTAGGTACTTTCTTTGCGCTAATTGAAACGTGTGATTTGACAAGCGAAGCAATTTAATTATCGCTTCATTATAAGGTGGGCATAAAAGGGCGCTACGGAGGTGGGTGCACTATCGATCTCCGTTGAATTAGTGTGCGGATCGGCCGTCGTCTTTGTGGAGCCGCGCGAGGACCAAACAGACCAAAACAAGTGAgtgcccccccccccctcctgCCTCCCGCACGACCCCGCACCGCCCACACCCGCCACCCCGTCGTTACCTTATTCAAGCCTTCATTTTAGGGTTTCTGTTATCACAAACCTGAGACTGCGACGTTGTCTAACTACGCTTTAGAATTTAACGCCGTGCAGCATGTTGGGATTTTGTATGTGACGGATGAACgtactattaattaattatgttgtttACCACgtacgttttaatttaatcttcgcagttattaaatgtattttattctgTAGTGTATGGCTATAATGTGAGTAGTCGAATATAATGTACCGTCCCATTCTGTGAAAAAATCAGTCCAAAGCCAACCATCGTTTCACTCACACATCCCAGACATTACATATTCTTAATGCTTTGTAAAGTTTCAGGATCTTCATAAATGTGGCCAAAATtgttagattttaatttataaatttaataaaaactgttttggtACTccgaaattatatattattaacatcTTGCCACCAAAATTAGcttaaataacaatgtaatattGCTGCGACCACGTTAGCTAAAATTCTTAAAGTAATCTAACGTCCCCAACAAAGAGCTCCAATAACCACATAACTCAAgtcgatattttaaaattttgcacaAAGTTTTCATGTTGAATTTCCTCGAAGAATTTcgagaaaattaattttgtcgcATATactgtacatatataaattgtacgtaattaaatatattctaacaCAAAGGAAATACCCAAGCCGCACAGCTTCCATCTATTGAATTAGTAAAGTCTGTCAAAGTGCATCGCCGAGGCACAAAGGTCGTTGCGTGGGAACTGGTGGGCGGCCTTCCCCCCCGGGCTGTCTCCCCACGCCCCCCCAGGTCTCCAGGGCTTGCACGAAGTAAGCGCAGCTCTA
The Papilio machaon chromosome 8, ilPapMach1.1, whole genome shotgun sequence DNA segment above includes these coding regions:
- the LOC106718957 gene encoding uncharacterized protein LOC106718957 produces the protein MAIPPFPSQDLAKLVLGYLAEEQLMTAYDEFLQASPYLDALRNEYDRILMTSLKHILAEYRAVKIYVETCKPFALRKKLLQCYNLLEMVKFLIQNVDINKLNEQEQSFEKSSFTKNVNIVPPSNPVQPSPQSSSQIENSTLDSSVEATSLEDLPGNSTIKKKTLKALDTETKNSHPNVDCQNKVCPMSPANVNTTPLLDEVKNATVNPQTGPNVDLMKCNKSESVQKIEEFNNILDYVCKNGNAEQNTYTVINNVTNQNQRLSTAGTFQDFATGIYNNGSVHVSYSNTTSNNNAQAPLIRNTSNTYVNIGGLTKEELMSKGHLVLTVDSSKNSQGLPLITTSSPTITQANKKMDIRKREENKIKILSDVIVDKSYESLSGKHKMPPVLSNATSTPFQMPNILINGTPAYKNNVKSQCLAKFKYTTDEIMAMPTIILVPASVSGTPATSTDSGTVAPLSMDPKPLTVTSSSSQDLLKPLLIDVTSPVIEPPVSSNIATSEQNNIQSIEQNLIKTVESTEHVLKSKDNTINTTTNSTLPKTTTPQGLLPNRKSSSTPRRNSHVRVLDFTTPRRILTETINEQSPERNCSENTECNEAVPLPCKEPKIQMDNTVPEKVTSIENTECPKLKTNVAKENKVITKKNWDADIRAAAVCGINTPVKPIPKQKNKPKEKATKKKNSDKVKNSKKIANKDTSKEKKKKDKSDSRDYTENDVKKSEKAPPVVKANVNIRSDKNIVEDKKIVEEKNIAEDKKIVGTKNIIDDKKIDDKKTTDDKNQINFYGSTEQIDTPENERIALQNVIGAKLNISDLLETPYKQVLYDIQMDTPKFLGTDLPDEPMSEVKIMSIPTPRFLRDSNEKNSTPSCCYSSRPTDYSSGGSYYKPDDQDFIICTDVPESPLRQEENIKSNNDITSTKQPAVDNEKNNKENKSGRPVRQCTKNVSYNPLLLGKGMPLKSYAQSCVPNDDSPDDNASDNRVSSKSSKDTTVKEKRKQDTNKSKKSVKKIKSPIKRDTPKTFMKIKPRRTTPTKEILGGKSRKTSESSNKQKKTNSKERNENLTPVTASIPTKSRRKSSTPRKLHCTKTFNSESSDHTSPETDKPKQDKSQEDRARSHESDVEQMPLRWSDDGSQEKALKNKQLKPDSLSVTETDDISKIKEYIETCATEKSEIKDGEGSLHIDLIKRGFDVETAKKLERDLLDSPCAKRETDVPTEFIEIKTHVSESITGSGDSYSLKIEDGDDEDDEEIELSIHECNEDTVNYIHYEYEDGDEKVSRPQSKLKDNYSMEICVDDGVTIRLRATTFSVLLDQDPQEMEVKYNYKETAMAVSSISNFDKLYTPLKDHKAQMYDIFDSTLTSLDTPLKIRNSISPDCERNNVTEISLEVEKVEYVEKTDLKKRKRLQSGSSEESINCNKKTKRDTQYLLNTTNIQNIDIESVLSKLHGP